A genomic stretch from Theobroma cacao cultivar B97-61/B2 chromosome 4, Criollo_cocoa_genome_V2, whole genome shotgun sequence includes:
- the LOC18602576 gene encoding probable xyloglucan galactosyltransferase GT12 — MEKPIIGKQSYKQLWFVVLISFVFCLVLLCLDYSALPGAKNGVSFLAHSFADALNTQKTNQLVPVDKTNETIAPPPNFTSKTNETIAPPPNFTSSYINEATQDIPALENNVTLSNAKRENKIQDVADQQSSDDRKGEDPCAGKYIYIHHLPSRFNTDVLKDCRTLVKWFDMCPSLMNSGLGPKVVRPQGVLSDRNWFETNQFLLEVIFHHRMKQYKCLTADSSLASAIFVPFYAGLDIGRYLWGFNTSVRDSSAYDLVNWLGKKAEWKRMWGRDHFFVAGRIAWDFRRQTEIQSDWGSRLMSLPESMNMTMLSIESSSWSNEFAIPYPTYFHPSSDSDITRWQRKMRSQKRRYLFSFAGAPRPGANDSIRGEIINQCLASEETCKLLNCQPGGNKCDSPVEVIKVFRDSTFCLQPPGDSYSRRSTFDSILAGCIPVFFHPYSAYAQYKWYFPKNYTKYSVYIPANEIKDGTVSIKEALSRFSKEQVLAMRKQAVKLIPKMIYADPRSRLERLEDAFDIAVKRVLERVEKVRKDTKEGKDPSVDFAVGNRWKLKLSGIVGDHPLDQFF; from the coding sequence ATGGAGAAGCCGATCATCGGCAAGCAGAGTTATAAGCAACTCTGGTTTGTTGTTCTTATTTCCTTCGTTTTTTGCTTGGTATTGCTCTGCTTGGATTATTCAGCTCTACCCGGTGCCAAGAATGGAGTCTCCTTCCTTGCCCACAGCTTTGCTGATGCTCTCAACACCCAGAAAACTAACCAACTCGTTCCCGTGGACAAAACTAATGAAACTATTGCCCCACCACCCAATTTCACTAGCAAAACTAATGAAACTATTGCTCCACCACCCAATTTCACCAGCAGTTATATTAACGAAGCTACACAGGATATTCCTGCCCTGGAAAATAATGTTACCTTATCCAAtgcaaagagagaaaacaagaTTCAGGACGTTGCTGATCAACAATCTAGTGATGATCGGAAAGGAGAGGATCCGTGTGCAGGTAAATACATATACATTCACCATCTTCCAAGTAGATTCAATACTGACGTGCTCAAAGATTGTCGAACGCTTGTCAAATGGTTTGATATGTGTCCATCCCTGATGAATTCGGGGCTTGGTCCAAAGGTTGTAAGACCACAAGGGGTTTTATCTGACAGGAATTGGTTTGAAACAAACCAGTTCTTGTTAGAAGTCATTTTCCATCACAGAATGAAGCAGTACAAGTGCTTAACCGCTGATTCTTCGCTGGCTTCAGCAATTTTTGTACCCTTCTACGCTGGCCTAGATATTGGTCGTTACCTCTGGGGTTTTAACACATCTGTTAGAGATTCTTCTGCTTATGATTTGGTCAACTGGCTTGGAAAAAAGGCTGAATGGAAACGGATGTGGGGTAGAGACCATTTCTTTGTTGCAGGGAGGATAGCTTGGGATTTTCGGAGACAAACAGAAATTCAATCTGATTGGGGCAGCCGGCTTATGTCTTTGCCCGAATCCATGAACATGACAATGTTATCTATAGAGTCAAGCTCCTGGAGCAATGAGTTTGCAATACCATATCCAACTTACTTCCATCCATCAAGCGACAGTGATATAACTCGTTGGcagagaaaaatgagaagtCAAAAAAGGCGATATCTATTCTCTTTTGCTGGTGCTCCACGTCCAGGTGCGAATGACTCAATCCGGGGCGAGATTATCAACCAATGTTTAGCCTCAGAAGAGACATGCAAGCTCCTTAATTGTCAGCCTGGTGGAAACAAGTGTGATTCTCCAGTTGAAGTAATTAAGGTGTTTCGAGACTCTACTTTCTGCTTACAACCTCCAGGGGATTCATACAGTCGGCGTTCAACTTTTGATTCGATCCTGGCAGGGTGCATTCCTGTTTTCTTCCATCCCTATTCTGCTTATGCACAGTACAAATGGTACTTTCCAAAGAATTATACTAAATATTCTGTGTACATTCCTGCCAATGAAATAAAAGATGGCACAGTCAGCATCAAGGAGGCACTTTCACGGTTTTCGAAAGAACAAGTATTAGCTATGAGAAAACAGGCTGTAAAGCTGATCCCGAAGATGATATATGCAGATCCCAGGTCCAGATTGGAGAGACTCGAGGATGCATTTGACATTGCAGTTAAAAGAGTACTTGAGAGAGTTGAGAAAGTAAGGAAAGATACCAAGGAAGGAAAAGATCCTAGTGTTGATTTTGCTGTAGGGAACCGCTGGAAGTTAAAATTATCTGGGATAGTGGGAGACCATCCGTTGGACcaattcttttaa
- the LOC18602577 gene encoding protein TRIGALACTOSYLDIACYLGLYCEROL 1, chloroplastic isoform X2, whose amino-acid sequence MKLGGWNSSRLGVTARGESLRLLAPIHKTRLFVISNTDDGHQYAPVLEEDSNTNHAPCSEPETFFSKWSPPGYLWRGLSVLVLAGQVIIRTLKGKVHWRNTLQQLERVGPKSVGVCLLTSAFVGMAFTIQFVREFTRLGLNRSVGGVLALAFSRELSPVVTSVVVAGRIGSAFAAELGTMQVSEQTDTLRVLGSNPVDYLVTPRVIASSLALPFLTLMCFTVGMASSALLADSVYGISINIILDSAQRALQSWDIISAMIKSQVFGMIISIVSCAWGVTTMGGAKGVGESTTSAVVISLVGIFMADFALSYCFFQGAGDSLKNCV is encoded by the coding sequence ATGAAACTAGGAGGTTGGAATTCAAGTCGACTTGGTGTCACTGCAAGAGGTGAGAGTCTTAGACTTCTAGCACCCATCCACAAAACCAGATTGTTTGTGATTTCCAACACAGATGATGGCCACCAATATGCCCCTGTGCTAGAAGAAGACAGCAATACAAACCATGCACCCTGTTCAGAACCGGAGACATTCTTTAGCAAATGGTCTCCTCCAGGGTACTTATGGAGAGGATTATCTGTTCTTGTCCTTGCGGGACAGGTTATTATTAGGACTCTAAAGGGTAAAGTCCACTGGAGGAATACCCTCCAACAACTGGAGAGAGTTGGACCTAAATCAGTTGGTGTTTGCCTTCTAACCTCTGCATTTGTTGGTATGGCCTTCACTATTCAGTTTGTTAGAGAATTTACCCGATTGGGTTTGAACCGATCAGTTGGTGGGGTATTGGCCTTAGCCTTCTCAAGGGAGCTAAGTCCCGTGGTTACATCAGTTGTGGTTGCTGGGCGAATTGGAAGTGCGTTTGCTGCAGAATTAGGAACGATGCAGGTTTCTGAGCAAACTGACACGCTGAGAGTTCTTGGGTCGAACCCTGTTGATTATTTGGTCACGCCCAGAGTGATTGCTTCCTCTTTAGCTTTACCATTTTTAACTCTGATGTGTTTCACGGTAGGCATGGCATCAAGTGCCCTTCTGGCTGATAGTGTTTATGGGATTAGCATTAATATCATCCTAGATTCAGCTCAAAGGGCCCTACAATCATGGGATATAATTAGTGCAATGATCAAGTCACAGGTTTTTGGTATGATCATATCTATTGTGAGCTGTGCTTGGGGAGTTACCACCATGGGAGGAGCCAAAGGTGTGGGCGAGTCAACAACTTCAGCTGTGGTTATCTCTCTTGTTGGTATATTTATGGCTGATTTTGCACTCTCATATTGCTTCTTCCAAGGAGCTGGAGATTCTTTGAAGAATTGTGTATAA
- the LOC18602578 gene encoding phosphoglucan, water dikinase, chloroplastic, translated as MDSIPLRSLHPQILVRKQLRFLPNTALSNPRISFPFPPGINRHRKHSLPLFFAVSSTLTREEEKKKMKAKPKSGRGKVGLNVCLDHQVEFGEHVAILGSTKELGSWKKQVPMNWTEGGWVCDLELKGDESVEYKFVIVRKDKSVVWEGGDNRVLKLPQSGNFGMVCHWNSTGETVELLPLSLEEYGDRVEDDGHNESTAEVLEVETSPFVRNWQGRPASFMRSNEHHNRELERKWDTTGLEGLALKLVEGDKSSRNWWRKLEVVHELLVGSLQSGELLEALICSAIYLKWINTGQIPCFEDGGHHRPNRHAEISRHIFCELERISSRKDTSPQEVLVIRKIHPCLPSFKAEFTASVPLTRIRDIAHRNDIPHDLKQEIKHTIQNKLHRNAGPEDLVATDAMLARVTKNPGEYSEPFVEQFKIFHQELKDFFNAGSLTEQLESIRESLDEWSLAALAMFLECKRSLDAAEESSSSLDLIKTMRSLSALREVILKGLDSGLRNDAPDAAIAMRQKWRLCEIGLEDYSFVLLSRLLNTHEAMGGANWLADNLESKNTGSWNNPLAALIVGVHQLNLSGWKPEECAAIENELTAWQEKVLFEKEGSEDGKRIWALRLKATLDRTRRLTEEYSEALLQIFPQKVQMLGKALGIPENSVRTYAEAEIRAGVIFQVSKLCTLLLKAVRAALGLQGWDVLVPGVASGTLVQVENIVPGSLPSFLEGPVILVVNKADGDEEVTAAGSNITGVVLLQELPHLSHLGVRARQEKVVFVTCEDEDIVSNIQILAGKYVRLEALSTGVHLSPSSLDDHNADSVAKNLSRNGSPAVEVHGSHDSSRLAVKAPNSNQGSSSARVILLADADTLTSGAKAAACGRLASLAAVSDKVYSEQGVPASFRVPAGVVIPFGSMELALEQNKSSETFMSLLEKIETAELENDELDKLCHQLQQLVSSLQPSKDVIDSIIRVFPGNVRLIVRSSANVEDLAGMSAAGLYESIPNVSPSNPTVFSSAISQVWASLYTRRAVLSRRAAGVTQKDAAMAVLVQEMLSPDLSFVLHTLSPTDHDHNYVEAEIAPGLGETLASGTRGTPWRVSSGKFDGLVRTLAFANFSEEMVVSGAGPADGEVIRLTVDYSKKPLTVDPIFRHQLSQRLCAVGFFLERKFGCPQDVEGCVLGKDIYVVQTRPQPQ; from the exons ATGGATTCTATTCCTCTACGCTCACTCCACCCTCAAATACTAGTTCGGAAGCAACTCAGATTCCTCCCAAACACCGCTCTTTCCAATCCCAggatttcttttccttttccgcCGGGAATCAACCGCCACCGTAAACACTCTCTTCCACTCTTTTTTGCCGTTTCCTCCACTCTCACTAG agaagaagaaaagaagaagatgaaagcGAAACCAAAGTCTGGACGTGGCAAAGTAGGCCTTAATGTTTGTTTAGATCACCAGGTTGAATTTGGTGAGCATGTAGCAATTTTAGGGTCCACAAAAGAATTGGGATCGTGGAAGAAGCAGGTGCCTATGAACTGGACTGAGGGTGGATGGGTATGCGACTTGGAGCTGAAAGGGGATGAGTCGGTTGAGTATAAATTTGTGATTGTTAGGAAGGACAAGAGTGTAGTATGGGAAGGTGGGGATAACCGTGTCCTGAAACTGCCTCAAAGTGGGAATTTTGGGATGGTATGTCACTGGAATTCAACAGGGGAGACAGTGGAACTATTGCCTTTAAGTTTGGAAGAGTATGGAGACAGAGTGGAGGATGATGGGCATAATGAATCTACTGCTGAAGTCTTGGAAGTGGAGACAAGTCCTTTTGTTCGAAATTGGCAGGGGAGGCCTGCCTCCTTCATGCGGTCAAATGAGCATCACAACAGAGAATTGGAGAGGAAATGGGATACAACCGGTCTTGAAGGGTTGGCTTTGAAATTAGTTGAAGGTGATAAAAGTTCAAGGAATTGGTGGAGAAAG CTTGAAGTTGTTCATGAGCTATTAGTTGGAAGTTTGCAAAGTGGGGAACTATTGGAGGCTCTAATATGCTCTGCTATCTATCTGAAG TGGATAAACACAGGGCAAATTCCTTGTTTTGAAGATGGCGGTCATCACCGGCCAAACAGACATGCTGAGATTTCCAGGCATATATTTTGTGAATTAGAACGAATCTCAAGTAGGAAAGATACTTCACCTCAG GAGGTGCTTGTTATTCGGAAGATCCACCCTTGTCTGCCATCATTTAAAGCAGAATTTACAGCATCTGTCCCACTTACCCGGATTAGAGACATTGCTCATCGGAATGATATCCCTCATGATCTCAAG CAAGAAATTAAGCATACAATACAGAACAAGCTCCATCGAAATGCTGGCCCTGAAGACTTAGTCGCAACAGATGCAATGCTTGCTAGAGTCACTAAGAATCCTGGAGAATATAGTGAACCATTTGTTGAACAATTCAAGATATTCCATCAGGAACTCAAAGATTTCTTCAATGCTGGAAG CCTCACTGAACAGCTTGAGTCAATCAGAGAATCTTTAGATGAATGGAGCCTTGCAGCTCTTGCAATGTTTCTGGAGTGCAAAAGG AGTTTGGATGCTGCAGAAGAATCAAGTAGCAGTTTGGATTTAATCAAGACAATGCGATCTTTGAGTGCTTTGAGAGAAGTAATATTGAAGGGTCTTGACAGTGGTCTTAGAAATGATGCTCCTGATGCTGCAATAGCAATGCGTCAAAAG TGGCGGCTTTGTGAAATTGGCCTTGAGGACTATTCCTTTGTCCTCTTAAGCAG GCTACTCAACACACATGAAGCTATGGGAGGAGCCAATTGGCTTGCAGATAATCTGGAATCAAAAAATACGGGCTCTTGGAATAATCCACTTGCTGCCCTAATTGTTGGTGTTCATCAGCTTAATTTATCTGGTTGGAAACCAGAAGAGTGTGCTGCTATCGAAAATGAGCTTACTGCCTGGCAAGAGAAAGTTCTCTTTGAAAAGGAAG GAAGTGAAGATGGCAAAAGAATTTGGGCATTAAGACTCAAAGCTACACTTGACAGAACAAGGAGGCTGACTGAGGAATATTCTGAAGCTCTTCTTCAAATATTCCCTCAAAAAGTGCAG ATGCTTGGGAAAGCTCTTGGAATTCCGGAGAACAGCGTAAGGACGTATGCTGAAGCTGAGATTCGGGCTGG GGTGATTTTTCAGGTTTCAAAACTATGTACTCTTCTTCTGAAAGCTGTTAGAGCAGCACTTGGTTTGCAGGGTTGGGATGTCCTCGTTCCAGGAGTGGCTTCTGGAACGTTGGTTCAG GTTGAGAACATTGTCCCTGGATCACTGCCATCATTTTTGGAAGGACCTGTTATTCTTGTTGTCAATAAAGCTGATGGAGATGAGGAG GTGACAGCAGCTGGGTCTAATATCACAGGAGTTGTACTTCTGCAGGAGCTGCCTCACCTATCTCATCTTGGTGTTAGGGCCCGACAA GAAAAAGTTGTCTTTGTTACATGTGAAGATGAAGATATAGTTTCTAATATACAAATTCTTGCAGGAAAATATGTCAG ACTGGAAGCATTGTCAACTGGCGTGCATTTAAGTCCATCTTCTTTAGATGATCACAATGCTGATTCTGTTGCGAAAAATCTTTCAAGAAATGGTTCACCTGCTGTTGAAGTGCATGGATCTCATGATTCATCCAGGTTGGCTGTTAAAGCCCCAAACTCCAATCAG GGTAGTTCTTCTGCCAGAGTCATACTGCTAGCTGATGCAGATACCCTAACCTCAGGAGCAAAGGCAGCTGCTTGTGGGCGCTTAGCTTCCTTGGCAGCAGTTTCTGATAAGG TCTACAGTGAACAAGGGGTGCCAGCTTCATTTCGTGTTCCTGCTGGAGTTGTTATACCATTTGGCTCCATGGAATTGGCTTTAGAACAAAACAAATCGTCGGAAACATTCATGTCACTTCTAGAAAAGATAGAAACAGCAGAACTGGAGAATGATGAGCTCGACAAACTATGCCACCAACTCCAGCAACTGGTCTCTTCCCTACAGCCCTCGAAAGATGTAATTGATAGCATAATTAGAGTATTTCCCGGCAATGTACGCTTAATTGTTCGTTCAAGTGCAAATGTTGAGGATTTGGCAGGGATGTCAGCTGCTGGACTTTATGAATCAATTCCAAACGTCAGTCCTTCAAATCCAACTGTTTTTTCTAGTGCTATTAGCCAAGTATGGGCTTCACTCTATACTCGAAGAGCAGTACTAAGTCGCCGAGCTGCTGGAGTGACCCAGAAAGATGCGGCAATGGCAGTCCTAGTGCAAGAAATGCTTTCACCTGATCTTTCATTTGTACTCCACACACTCAGCCCAACAGACCATGACCATAACTATGTTGAGGCGGAGATTGCTCCAGGGCTCGGTGAAACCCTTGCTTCAGGAACTAGAGGCACACCCTGGCGTGTCTCTTCTGGGAAGTTTGATGGGCTTGTGCGAACACTAGCATTTGCAAATTTCAGTGAGGAGATGGTGGTATCAGGTGCTGGTCCTGCTGATGGGGAAGTTATTCGTTTGACAGTGGACTACAGTAAAAAACCATTAACAGTTGACCCGATATTTCGTCACCAGCTTAGTCAGCGTCTCTGTGCTGTTGGGTTTTTCCTGGAGCGGAAGTTTGGCTGCCCACAGGATGTGGAAGGATGTGTTCTAGGAAAAGATATTTATGTCGTTCAGACACGCCCTCAACCCCAGTAA
- the LOC18602577 gene encoding protein TRIGALACTOSYLDIACYLGLYCEROL 1, chloroplastic isoform X1 — MQTAFQLHPIIFFSSRKNSIKSDGWMKLGGWNSSRLGVTARGESLRLLAPIHKTRLFVISNTDDGHQYAPVLEEDSNTNHAPCSEPETFFSKWSPPGYLWRGLSVLVLAGQVIIRTLKGKVHWRNTLQQLERVGPKSVGVCLLTSAFVGMAFTIQFVREFTRLGLNRSVGGVLALAFSRELSPVVTSVVVAGRIGSAFAAELGTMQVSEQTDTLRVLGSNPVDYLVTPRVIASSLALPFLTLMCFTVGMASSALLADSVYGISINIILDSAQRALQSWDIISAMIKSQVFGMIISIVSCAWGVTTMGGAKGVGESTTSAVVISLVGIFMADFALSYCFFQGAGDSLKNCV, encoded by the exons ATGCAAACAGCCTTTCAACTTCATcctataattttcttttctagcag aaaGAACTCTATCAAATCTGATGGGTGGATGAAACTAGGAGGTTGGAATTCAAGTCGACTTGGTGTCACTGCAAGAGGTGAGAGTCTTAGACTTCTAGCACCCATCCACAAAACCAGATTGTTTGTGATTTCCAACACAGATGATGGCCACCAATATGCCCCTGTGCTAGAAGAAGACAGCAATACAAACCATGCACCCTGTTCAGAACCGGAGACATTCTTTAGCAAATGGTCTCCTCCAGGGTACTTATGGAGAGGATTATCTGTTCTTGTCCTTGCGGGACAGGTTATTATTAGGACTCTAAAGGGTAAAGTCCACTGGAGGAATACCCTCCAACAACTGGAGAGAGTTGGACCTAAATCAGTTGGTGTTTGCCTTCTAACCTCTGCATTTGTTGGTATGGCCTTCACTATTCAGTTTGTTAGAGAATTTACCCGATTGGGTTTGAACCGATCAGTTGGTGGGGTATTGGCCTTAGCCTTCTCAAGGGAGCTAAGTCCCGTGGTTACATCAGTTGTGGTTGCTGGGCGAATTGGAAGTGCGTTTGCTGCAGAATTAGGAACGATGCAGGTTTCTGAGCAAACTGACACGCTGAGAGTTCTTGGGTCGAACCCTGTTGATTATTTGGTCACGCCCAGAGTGATTGCTTCCTCTTTAGCTTTACCATTTTTAACTCTGATGTGTTTCACGGTAGGCATGGCATCAAGTGCCCTTCTGGCTGATAGTGTTTATGGGATTAGCATTAATATCATCCTAGATTCAGCTCAAAGGGCCCTACAATCATGGGATATAATTAGTGCAATGATCAAGTCACAGGTTTTTGGTATGATCATATCTATTGTGAGCTGTGCTTGGGGAGTTACCACCATGGGAGGAGCCAAAGGTGTGGGCGAGTCAACAACTTCAGCTGTGGTTATCTCTCTTGTTGGTATATTTATGGCTGATTTTGCACTCTCATATTGCTTCTTCCAAGGAGCTGGAGATTCTTTGAAGAATTGTGTATAA
- the LOC108661787 gene encoding 60S ribosomal protein L32-1-like, which yields MVMLLLSKKIVKKRVKKFKRPKSDHKISVKTNWHRPKDIDSCVRRKFKGCTLMPSIGYGSDKKTRHYLPNGFKKFVVHNIKELELLMIHNRTYSAEIAHDVSTRRRKEIVESAAQLDVVVTNKLARLRSQEDE from the coding sequence ATGGTGATGCTGCTTCTAAGTAAGAAGATCGTGAAGAAGAGGGTCAAGAAGTTCAAGAGACCCAAGAGCGACCACAAAATCTCTGTCAAGACAAACTGGCATAGACCAAAGGATATTGATTCCTGTGTAAGAAGAAAGTTCAAGGGATGCACTTTGATGCCCAGCATTGGTTATGGTTCAGACAAGAAGACTCGTCACTATCTTCCTAATGGCTTTAAGAAATTTGTTGTGCACAACATCAAAGAGCTTGAACTGTTGATGATCCACAACAGGACATACTCTGCTGAGATTGCCCATGATGTTTCCACAAGGAGGAGGAAAGAGATTGTTGAAAGTGCAGCTCAACTTGACGTTGTTGTCACTAACAAGCTTGCCAGGTTGCGTAGCCAGGAGGATGAATAA